The Dendropsophus ebraccatus isolate aDenEbr1 chromosome 2, aDenEbr1.pat, whole genome shotgun sequence DNA segment ATTCCAGCACATTGATAGCGCCAACAACTAACAAAGCTAGTACAAGTGTGACATACAGTATTAGTGAAAGCAGCACCATTGTGATGGAACCGACATCTGACAATGACCAAACAAGTGTGACAAATGGCATTGGCACCAGTACCACCACAAAGATGGAACCAACACCTACCACTGACCAAACAGATGTCACATATAGCGCTGGCACCAATTCCAGCACATTGATGGCGCCAACAACTGACAATAGCTATACAAGTGTGACAAAGGTTATTGGCACCAGCACCTTCACAAAGATGGAACCAACACCTACCACTGACCAAACAGATGTCACATATAGCGCTGGCACCGATTACACTAGAGTGATTGAGACAACAACTGACAATGGCCATACAAGTGTGTCATACAGTATTGGCACCAGCACCACCAAAGTGATGGAACTGACATCTGACAATGACCATCCAAGCGTGACACATAGTATCGGCACAAGCAGCACCACAAAAATGGAACCAACACCTGACAATGACCAAACGAGTGTGACACATAGTATAGGTACCAGCACAACCACAGTGACTGAGACAACAACTGACAATGCTGCTACAAGTGGCACCACAAACATAGGACCGACACCTGACAATGACCAAACAAGTGTAACATATAGTGTTGGCATCAGCAGCACCATAGTGCTTGAGCAAACACCTGACAATGGCCTTACAAGTGTGCCACATAGTGTTGGCACCAACACCGCTGCAGAGAATGAGCCAACAAGTGACAATAACCCTACAAGTGTGCCACATAGTGCTGGCACCAACACCACTACAGAGAATGAGCCAACAAGTGACAATAACCCTACAAGTGTGCCACATAGTGCTGGCACCAACACCGCTACAGAGAATGAGCCAACAAGTGACAATAACCCTACAAGTGTGCCACATAGTGCTGGCACCAACACCGCTACAGAAAATGAGCCAACAAGTGACAATAACCCTACAAGTGTGCCACATAGTGCTGGCACCAACACCACTACAGAGAATGAGGCAACAAGTGACAATAACCCTACAAGTGTGCCACATAGTGCTGGCACCAACACCGCTACAGAGAATGAGCCAACAAGTGACAATAACCCTATAAGTGTGCCACATAGTGCTGGCACCAACACCGCTACAGAGAATGAGCCAACAAGTGACAATAACCCTACAAGTGGGACACATAGTATCGGCCCCAGCACCATCACAGCAAGTGAGCCGACATCTGACACCAGTACAACCAACATCCTCTATATATCCAATAAAAATGAGCTCACCACCCCGGCAGATCCAACAAGTGACGTCAATTCAAGCAATGCTACAGATACAACTGGTGTCAGTCCTACAGATAGTATCATCCCAACCACCGATAGTGTACTCACTACAGGGACTGATGCAGCCATAGACACTACAACCAATATGGTAGATACCAGAACCACCAATACAGAGGAGAGGATCTCTACCTTTCGCACAGAAGTGATGCCCTCTACCACAGAGGTTTTAGCTACTACAGTCGGGACCTCGACCAATGGAAACACATCCTCAAGCTTTGCACCTAGTCCGACACTAGATCTATCTACAGAAACTCTAACCACCAACCGTGTAGGTGACACTGTAACAGAGCAAAGAGCAGAAACCACCGCAAAGACCACAAACCCAACAACCAGCACAACAACCAGTACAACAACCAGTATAACAACCAGTGTGACTATGGAAGCCACTACCATCAGCCCGGTGACCACCACTCCTTTTCCTTCTACAACTCTCGTTCTCGATACTACAATGAGTCAAGGCTTTACTGCACCTCCAAGCACACAAATGAGTGTGACAAAGACTACAAGTATCAGTCCTACAGACACGACAGCAACAAGTTTTACTAGTGCCAGAATGTACGAAACCCCAACCATTCCTTCATCAACCAGCCAAACTGTCACAGGCAACACTATTACACCTATAAGCACCCAAAGAAGTGTAACAAACACCACAAGTGTCAGCCCTACAACCCTGACAACAACAGCAAGTATTACTAGTGAGCTAATATACGAAACCCCAATTATTCCTTCAACATATAGTCAAACCTTCATAACCAATACTGGTATACCAACAACAAGTAATCAGCAAAGTGAAACAAGTACGACTGCTTCTACAGTACCTACAACAACCTCACCGACTGCAGCAAATATAACTATCAGCCCTGGGACCAGTGCTACAACCAGCAGTATTACTACTGTTACTCCTataactgctgctgctcctactataactgctgctgctcctactaTAACTGCTGTTGCTTCTACTataactgctgctgctcctactataactgctgccgctcctactataactgctgctgctcctactaTAACTGTTGCTTCTACTataactgctgctgctcctactataactgctgccgctcctactacaactgctgctgctcctactataactgctgctgcttctactataactgctgctgctcctactataactgctgccgctcctactataactgctgctgctcctactaTAACTGCTGCTCTTACTACTataactgctgctgctcctactaTAACTGCTGCTCTTACTACTAtaactgctgctgcttctactaCTATAAATGCTGCTCCTCCTACTAtaactgctgctgcttctactaCTATAAATGCTGCTCCTCCTACTAtaactgctgctgcttctactaCTATAAATGCTGCTCCTCCTACTAtaactgctgctgcttctactactataactgctgctgctcctactataactgctgctgcttctactaCTATAAATGCTGCTCCTCCTACTAtaactgctgctgcttctactaCTATAAATGCTGCTCCTCCTACTAtaactgctgctgcttctactaCTATAACTGCTGCTTCTCCTACTATAACTGCTGCCGCTCCTACTATAACTGTTGCTTCTACTataactgctgctgctcctactataactgctgctgctcctactataactgctgctgcttctactaCTATAACTGCTGCTTCTACTACTAtaactgctgctgcttctactataactgctgctgctcctactaTAACTGCTGCCGCTCCTACTATAACTGCTGATCCTACTataactgctgctgctcctactaTAACTGCTG contains these protein-coding regions:
- the LOC138784096 gene encoding mucin-2-like → MSEASTSLTTGPEWSDTTSEPSDTTKDNKDGGNVSSTASPEISISTVIDHNGSQAVTMISTSDTINTTIAPGTTPDNGIRTSTITVTEPTPDNSHTNVTYGTGTNSTIVIQPTSVTYGTGTSTPPQMEPTPDNDQTSVTYSAGTNYTRVIETTTDNAGTSVTYSIGTSTITEIEPTPDNDQTSVINGIGTSTMTKVEPTPDNDQTSVTYSIGTSTIQTEQTPDSGNTSVTYSIGTSSTTTLMEPTSDNDQTSVTNVIGTSTTTKMEITPTTDQTDVTYSAGTNSSTLIAPTTNKASTSVTYSISESSTIVMEPTSDNDQTSVTNGIGTSTTTKMEPTPTTDQTDVTYSAGTNSSTLMAPTTDNSYTSVTKVIGTSTFTKMEPTPTTDQTDVTYSAGTDYTRVIETTTDNGHTSVSYSIGTSTTKVMELTSDNDHPSVTHSIGTSSTTKMEPTPDNDQTSVTHSIGTSTTTVTETTTDNAATSGTTNIGPTPDNDQTSVTYSVGISSTIVLEQTPDNGLTSVPHSVGTNTAAENEPTSDNNPTSVPHSAGTNTTTENEPTSDNNPTSVPHSAGTNTATENEPTSDNNPTSVPHSAGTNTATENEPTSDNNPTSVPHSAGTNTTTENEATSDNNPTSVPHSAGTNTATENEPTSDNNPISVPHSAGTNTATENEPTSDNNPTSGTHSIGPSTITASEPTSDTSTTNILYISNKNELTTPADPTSDVNSSNATDTTGVSPTDSIIPTTDSVLTTGTDAAIDTTTNMVDTRTTNTEERISTFRTEVMPSTTEVLATTVGTSTNGNTSSSFAPSPTLDLSTETLTTNRVGDTVTEQRAETTAKTTNPTTSTTTSTTTSITTSVTMEATTISPVTTTPFPSTTLVLDTTMSQGFTAPPSTQMSVTKTTSISPTDTTATSFTSARMYETPTIPSSTSQTVTGNTITPISTQRSVTNTTSVSPTTLTTTASITSELIYETPIIPSTYSQTFITNTGIPTTSNQQSETRTSVLKVRFMSFSPTDATISAIIQEVNQTGRTYLGPSTYPGPSTYPDPSTYTGPSTYPDPSTYPGPSTTYPGPSTYTGPSTYTGPSIYTGPSIYLGPSTTYPGPSTYLGPSTYPDPSTYTGPSTTYPGPSTYPDPSTYTSPSTTYPDPSTYPGPSTYPGPSTNTGPSIYPGPQHLSRPQHLSRPQHLYRPQELSRPQHLSRP